The following are encoded in a window of Mustela nigripes isolate SB6536 chromosome 1, MUSNIG.SB6536, whole genome shotgun sequence genomic DNA:
- the LOC132010993 gene encoding LOW QUALITY PROTEIN: olfactory receptor 10A3-like (The sequence of the model RefSeq protein was modified relative to this genomic sequence to represent the inferred CDS: deleted 2 bases in 1 codon), whose amino-acid sequence MKRQNQSSVAEFILLGFSNFPELQEQLFGVFLVVYLVTLLGNVIIIVIISLEQSLHVPMYLFLQNLSVVEVSFSAVIMPEMLVVLSTEKTSISFISCFAQMYFILFFGGTECFLLGVMAYDRFAAICHPLNYPMIMNKRVFMKLIMFSWVSGIMVATVQTSWVFSFPFCGPNEINHISCETPAVLELACADTFLFEIYAFTGTILIVMVPFVLILLSYIRILFAILKMPSATGRQKAFSTCASHLTSVTLFYGTANMTYLQPKSGYSPETKKLMSLSYSLLTPLLNPLIYSLRNSEMKKALMKLWLRKVDLLPF is encoded by the exons atgaaaaggcaaaatcaAAGCTCGGTGGCTGAATTCATCCTTCTGGGCTTTTCTAACTTTCCTGAACTCCAAGAGCAGCTCTTTGGGGTTTTCTTGGTTGTCTACCTGGTGACTCTGTTGGGAAATGTCATCATTATAGTCATCATCTCCTTGGAACAGAGCCTCCACGTGCCCATGTACCTGTTCCTCCAGAACTTGTCTGTGGTAGAGGTAAGTTTCAGTGCAGTTATTATGCCTGAAATGCTGGTGGTCCTTTCCACTGAGAAAACGTCGATTTCATTTATAAGCTGTTTTGCACAGAtgtatttcatcctt ttttttggtggcactGAATGTTTTCTCCTGGGGGTGATGGCTTATGACCGATTTGCTGCAATCTGTCATCCTCTGAACTACCCAATGATTATGAACAAAAGGGTTTTCATGAAATTAATAATGTTCTCCTGGGTCTCAGGGATCATGGTGGCTACTGTGCAAACATCATGGgttttcagttttcccttctgtgGTCCCAATGAAATCAATCATATCTCTTGTGAAACCCCAGCAGTGCTAGAACTTGCATGTGCAGATACCTTTCTGTTTGAAATCTATGCATTCACTGGCACCATTTTGATTGTCATGGTTCCTTTTGTGTTGATTCTCTTGTCTTACATTCGGATTCTCTTTGCCATCCTGAAGATGCCATCAGCCACTGGGAGGCAAAAGGCCTTTTCCACCTGTGCCTCCCACCTCACGTCTGTGACCCTCTTCTATGGCACGGCGAATATGACTTATTTACAACCGAAATCTGGCTACTCCCCAGAAACCAAGAAGCTGATGTCATTGTCTTACTCACTTCTTACACCACTGCTGAATCCACTGATCTACAGCTTGAGAAACAGTGAGATGAAAAAAGCTTTGATGAAACTGTGGCTCAGAAAAGTGGATTTACTCCCATTCTGA
- the LOC132010999 gene encoding LOW QUALITY PROTEIN: olfactory receptor 10A6-like (The sequence of the model RefSeq protein was modified relative to this genomic sequence to represent the inferred CDS: inserted 1 base in 1 codon), producing the protein MLSTTEMKRQNQSSVAEFILLGFSNFPELQEQLFGVFLVVYLVTLLGNVIIIVIISLEQSXHVPMYLFLQNLSVVDVSFSAVIMPEMLVVLSTEKTSISFISCFAQMYFILFFGGTECFLLGAMAYDRFAAICHPLNYPMIMNKRVFMKLLIMSWALGFMLGTVQTSWVFSFPFCGPNEINHISCETPAVLELACADTFLFEIYAFTGTILIIIVPFVLILLSYIWILFAILKMPSATGRQKAFSTCASHLTSVTLFYGTASMTYLQPKSGYSPETKKLMSLSYSLLTPLLNPLIYSLRNSEMKKALMKLWRRKVDSHPF; encoded by the exons ATGCTCTCCACCactgaaatgaaaaggcaaaatcaAAGCTCTGTGGCTGAATTCATCCTCCTGGGCTTTTCTAACTTTCCTGAACTCCAAGAGCAGCTCTTTGGGGTTTTCTTGGTTGTCTACCTGGTGACTCTGTTGGGAAATGTCATCATTATAGTCATCATCTCCTTGGAACAGA CTCACGTGCCCATGTACCTGTTCCTCCAGAATTTGTCTGTGGTGGATGTGAGTTTCAGTGCAGTCATTATGCCTGAAATGCTGGTGGTCCTCTCCACTGAGAAAACGTCAATTTCATTTATAAGCTGTTTTGCACAgatgtatttcattcttttttttggtggtacTGAATGTTTTCTCCTGGGGGCGATGGCTTATGACCGATTTGCTGCAATCTGTCATCCTCTGAACTACCCAATGATTATGAACAAAAGGGTTTTCATGAAACTACTTATAATGTCATGGGCCTTAGGTTTCATGTTAGGTACTGTGCAGACATCATgggttttcagttttcctttctgtggTCCCAATGAAATTAATCATATCTCTTGTGAAACCCCAGCAGTGCTAGAACTTGCATGTGCAGATACCTTTCTGTTTGAAATCTATGCATTCACTGGCACCATTTTGATTATCATTGTTCCTTTTGTGTTGATTCTCTTGTCTTACATTTGGATTCTCTTTGCCATCCTGAAGATGCCATCAGCCACTGGGAGGCAAAAGGCCTTTTCCACCTGTGCCTCCCACCTCACGTCTGTGACCCTCTTCTATGGCACGGCCAGTATGACTTATTTACAACCGAAATCTGGCTACTCCCCAGAAACCAAGAAGCTGATGTCATTGTCTTACTCACTTCTTACACCTCTGCTGAATCCACTGATCTACAGCTTGAGAAACAGTGAGATGAAAAAAGCTTTGATGAAACTGTGGCGCAGAAAAGTGGATTCACACCCATTCTGA